The following is a genomic window from Bordetella petrii.
CGTCTGCGGACGGGCATTCAGGGCGGGAAACGAGCCCATGACCCCGCTGGCGCACTGCGCCACCACCAGCTTGGGGTTGGACACGATGAACATGGGCGAGCAAATGACCGGCAGCGTCATTTGCGCATAGAGCTGGTTGACCAGGACTTGGGGCTGGGTAGCGTCGCGTGCGTTCATGAAAAGGCGGAAGGTTGAAAGTGAGCGAAAGGCGTGCGTATAATTACCTACCGGATGTCCGGTAATTAATTGTCTACCATTTAACGGCATGCCCCGCCGCCCTGTCAATGCGGGCCGCCATGCATGCCCGCCAGGCCTCGCACCCACCCATGCCCGATAGCCCAGTTCCCGCCAAGCGGCCCCGCGCCGGACGCCCGCCCACGCTGCAGGCGCCCCGCGAACGCATCCTGGAAGAAGCGGCGCGCCTGTTCGCCCGCAGCGGCTACGAAAACAGTTCGGTGGCCGACCTGGCCGCGGCCCTGGGGGTGTCCAAGGCGGCCATCTACCATTACTACACCACCAAGCAAGACATCTACGACGCCATCATTCTCGAAGTGGTGGGCGGCCTTACCGTCGCCGTGTCGCAAGCGGTGGCGCAGGCTGATACGGCGTCCGGGCGCTTGCGCCAGTTCATGCTGGCCCACGCCCGCTATTTTGAAGAGCACCACCCGGAGTTCGTCACCATGCTGGTGGGCTATTCCGGCATGGCCATTCCCGAACGCGACGACGCTGCCCGTCTGCGCGACGGCTACGAGCGCATGCTGCGCGGCATTCTGGCCGATGGCATGGCCAGCGGCGAGTTCCGGGCGATGGACGTCGCGTCCACCGGGCGCGCGGTGCTGTCCATGCTGAACTGGATGGCGCGCTGGTACCAGCCCGGCGGCGCCCAGACGGCCGAGTCCATCGCGGCCGGCTATTTCGACCTGTTGCGCGGTGGCCTGGCCACTTAGCAGCGGGCATTTTTTCTTATTTCGTTCCACAGGTTCCCATCATGGCTCTTGATACCGAAACCCTGACCCTGCTGCTGGATGCGGTGCGCCGCTTCGTCACCGACCGGCTGGTGCCCGCCGAAGAGGCGCTGGCCCATACCGGCGAAATTCCGCCGGACATCGTGGCCGAGATGCGCGAACTGGGGCTGTTCGGGCTGTCGATCTCGCCCGACTACGGCGGCCTGGGCCTGACCATGGAAGAAGAGGTGCGGGTGGTGTTCGA
Proteins encoded in this region:
- a CDS encoding TetR/AcrR family transcriptional regulator, with product MPDSPVPAKRPRAGRPPTLQAPRERILEEAARLFARSGYENSSVADLAAALGVSKAAIYHYYTTKQDIYDAIILEVVGGLTVAVSQAVAQADTASGRLRQFMLAHARYFEEHHPEFVTMLVGYSGMAIPERDDAARLRDGYERMLRGILADGMASGEFRAMDVASTGRAVLSMLNWMARWYQPGGAQTAESIAAGYFDLLRGGLAT